A region of Lichenibacterium dinghuense DNA encodes the following proteins:
- a CDS encoding alpha/beta fold hydrolase encodes MTYGKIGAALAGAAAFVASAAMAGPLPSTTATTTYHRAQVDGVGVFYREAGPKDAPTIVLLHGFPSSSRGYDKLIPVLATRYHLIAPDFPGFGQSDAPPPSAYAYTFDHLAQTTDLLLEALHLDRYSLYIFDYGAPVGMRLALAHPERLQALISQNGNVYREGLGAKWARIAEYWADPSAHPEVLDAFLSPEATEQRHTAGTSHPERYDPDTWTDEIARLSRPGQREIQAALLHDYRTNVAAYPAWQAWLRQHRPPTLVAWGANDPSFVAAGATAFRADLPDAEVHLLDAGHFALDEKNDEIAALILPFMAEHVPSP; translated from the coding sequence ATGACCTACGGAAAGATCGGGGCCGCGCTCGCCGGGGCGGCCGCATTCGTGGCTTCGGCTGCGATGGCGGGGCCGCTGCCCTCGACCACCGCGACCACCACCTACCACCGCGCCCAGGTCGACGGGGTCGGCGTCTTCTATCGGGAAGCCGGCCCGAAGGACGCGCCGACGATCGTGCTGCTCCACGGCTTCCCGTCATCCTCGCGCGGGTACGACAAGCTGATCCCGGTGTTGGCGACGCGCTATCACCTGATCGCCCCGGATTTTCCGGGCTTCGGCCAGAGCGACGCGCCGCCGCCGTCGGCCTATGCCTACACATTCGACCACTTGGCGCAGACCACGGACCTCCTCCTGGAAGCCCTGCACCTCGACCGGTACAGCCTGTACATCTTCGACTACGGCGCGCCGGTGGGCATGCGGCTGGCGCTGGCCCACCCCGAGCGCCTGCAGGCGCTGATCAGCCAGAACGGCAACGTGTATCGGGAGGGGCTCGGCGCCAAATGGGCCAGGATCGCCGAATACTGGGCGGATCCGTCCGCCCATCCGGAGGTGCTCGACGCCTTCCTGTCGCCGGAAGCGACCGAACAACGCCACACCGCCGGCACCTCGCACCCGGAGCGCTACGACCCCGACACCTGGACCGACGAGATCGCGCGTCTGTCGAGGCCCGGCCAGCGCGAGATCCAGGCGGCGCTGCTCCATGACTACAGGACCAACGTCGCGGCCTACCCCGCCTGGCAGGCGTGGCTCCGGCAGCACCGGCCGCCGACCCTCGTGGCCTGGGGTGCCAACGACCCGTCCTTCGTGGCCGCGGGGGCGACGGCCTTCCGCGCCGACCTGCCGGACGCGGAGGTCCACCTGCTGGACGCCGGCCATTTCGCGCTGGACGAGAAGAACGACGAGATCGCCGCGCTGATCCTGCCCTTCATGGCCGAGCATGTGCCCTCGCCGTAG
- a CDS encoding radical SAM/SPASM domain-containing protein, which translates to MLDEARAGDATAALADAAPPPAVDPRRYHEAADPQRSPVAARPPVCLYLEVTNRCNLLCTTCPRTYVELEPPADLSWDLFTHIVDQIPDLKRAVLHGVGEPMLVKDLPKMVRHLKDRGTTVLFNTNGTVLNERNGRALVDAGLDELRVSLDASTRENYLAVRGVDYFERILKNVARFRAMQEREGFARPRVSAWLTGLKETVAELPAFVRLAADIGVREVYLQRLVYFDEGAVGLARPDQALFESLAAGEAEHIAEAERVASRLGLVFSASGAASEPGLSLERKADSNPWSLCGRPWTVMYFTANGRALPCCIAPFAQAGYENYTLGDATQETLREIWNGARYRDFRAALQSDRPPTACANCGLRWSL; encoded by the coding sequence ATGCTTGACGAAGCCCGGGCCGGCGACGCCACCGCGGCGCTCGCCGATGCGGCGCCCCCACCCGCCGTCGATCCCCGCCGCTACCACGAGGCCGCCGACCCGCAGCGCTCGCCCGTGGCGGCGCGCCCGCCCGTCTGCCTCTACCTGGAGGTGACGAACCGCTGCAACCTGCTCTGCACCACCTGCCCGCGCACCTACGTCGAGCTTGAGCCGCCGGCCGACCTGTCGTGGGACCTGTTCACCCACATCGTCGACCAGATCCCGGACCTCAAGCGTGCGGTCCTGCACGGCGTCGGCGAGCCGATGCTGGTCAAGGATCTGCCGAAGATGGTGCGCCACCTGAAGGACCGCGGCACCACCGTGCTGTTCAACACCAACGGCACGGTGCTGAACGAGCGCAACGGCCGCGCCCTCGTGGACGCCGGTCTCGACGAGCTGCGCGTGTCGCTCGACGCCTCGACGCGCGAAAACTACCTCGCGGTGCGCGGCGTCGACTATTTCGAGCGCATCCTGAAGAACGTCGCCCGCTTCCGCGCCATGCAGGAGCGCGAAGGCTTCGCCCGGCCCCGCGTCTCGGCCTGGCTCACGGGCCTCAAGGAGACCGTCGCCGAGCTGCCGGCCTTCGTGCGCCTCGCCGCCGACATCGGCGTGCGCGAGGTCTACCTCCAGCGCCTCGTCTACTTCGACGAGGGGGCGGTCGGCCTCGCGCGGCCCGACCAGGCGCTGTTCGAGAGCCTCGCCGCCGGCGAGGCCGAGCACATCGCCGAGGCCGAGCGCGTGGCGTCCCGGCTCGGCCTCGTCTTCTCGGCCTCGGGGGCCGCCTCCGAGCCGGGCCTGAGCCTCGAGCGCAAGGCGGACAGCAACCCGTGGTCGCTGTGCGGGCGGCCCTGGACCGTGATGTATTTCACCGCCAACGGTCGGGCGCTGCCCTGCTGCATCGCGCCCTTCGCGCAGGCCGGCTACGAGAACTACACGCTCGGCGACGCCACGCAGGAAACGCTGCGCGAGATCTGGAACGGCGCCCGCTACCGCGACTTCCGGGCCGCGCTCCAGTCCGACCGGCCGCCGACCGCCTGCGCGAACTGCGGCCTGCGCTGGAGCCTGTAG
- a CDS encoding alpha/beta fold hydrolase, with translation MTVRYNTIDVDGLDVFYRSAGDPGAPAVLLLHGFPSASHMFRDLIPELAATHHVVAPDLPGFGLTERPTRGAFAYTFEAIAKVVGRFTEVLGLKRFAIYVFDYGVPTGFRLALAHPDRITAIVSQNGNAYAEGLSEGWNPIRRYWENETDENREALRGLLSADSIRWQYEHGVPDTSRVSPDGWTLDAHYTQRPGVDDIQLDLFLDYRSNVAMYPDFQRYLRERAPKLLAIWGRNDPFFISPGAEAFKRDVPDAEVRLLDTGHFALETHAREIGAAVRDFLGRHPG, from the coding sequence ATGACCGTTCGCTACAACACCATCGACGTCGACGGCCTCGATGTCTTCTACCGGTCCGCCGGCGATCCGGGCGCCCCGGCCGTGCTGCTGCTGCACGGCTTCCCGAGCGCCAGCCACATGTTCCGCGACCTGATCCCGGAGCTGGCCGCCACGCATCACGTGGTCGCCCCGGACCTGCCCGGCTTCGGCCTGACGGAGCGGCCCACGCGCGGCGCCTTCGCCTACACGTTCGAGGCCATCGCGAAGGTGGTCGGCCGCTTCACCGAAGTGCTCGGCTTGAAGAGGTTCGCGATCTACGTCTTCGATTATGGTGTCCCCACCGGCTTCCGCCTGGCGCTGGCCCATCCCGACCGTATCACCGCGATCGTGTCCCAGAACGGCAACGCTTACGCGGAGGGCCTCAGCGAGGGTTGGAACCCGATCCGGCGGTACTGGGAGAACGAGACCGATGAGAACCGCGAAGCGCTGCGCGGCCTGCTGAGTGCGGACTCGATCCGCTGGCAGTACGAGCACGGCGTGCCGGACACGTCCAGGGTGTCGCCGGACGGCTGGACGCTCGACGCGCACTACACGCAGCGCCCCGGCGTCGACGACATCCAGCTCGACCTGTTCCTCGACTACAGGAGCAACGTCGCCATGTATCCGGATTTCCAGCGCTATCTCCGAGAGCGTGCACCCAAGCTGTTGGCCATCTGGGGCCGGAACGATCCCTTCTTCATCTCTCCGGGCGCGGAAGCCTTCAAGCGCGACGTCCCGGACGCCGAGGTTCGCTTGCTCGACACCGGCCACTTCGCCCTGGAAACCCACGCCCGCGAGATCGGTGCTGCCGTCCGCGACTTCCTCGGCCGCCATCCGGGCTGA
- a CDS encoding pyridoxal phosphate-dependent aminotransferase gives MSGPADTGEAAARASSAGGSFPLAAFLSRWADCAVQDLAASDSQTLPLSTLLRYAGAEDLRRWHGVGLGYADPRGAPWLRSAIAGRYEALGTSGVLACNGAQEAMACVLRAALRPDDHAIVVVPIYGPSELAVTSLCATSGVALDPDRSWSLDLHRVAAAIRPNTRLVLANFPNSPTGASLDRAALDGLVALCRRHGLWLVNDEVYGRTDARGGAAPVVDRYERGVSVDGLSKGFGLPGLRVGWAACRDEGLLDRAMAQKSLLSSCLSGPSEVLAHIALGMEGRITALSRSIGRRNHRRLRALLDRFPDLFEADAPANLAFAFPRFRGAGGAVRFAEALARQAGLLVPPSTLWRSPLAQVPDDRLRIGLGRLGSGPALAALEAHLIRSAPSRGGAACTG, from the coding sequence GTGAGCGGGCCCGCGGACACCGGCGAAGCCGCCGCCCGGGCCAGCTCCGCCGGGGGATCCTTCCCGCTCGCGGCCTTTCTGTCCCGCTGGGCCGATTGTGCGGTCCAGGACCTCGCGGCCTCCGACTCGCAGACGCTGCCCCTGTCGACGCTGCTGCGCTACGCCGGGGCCGAGGATCTGCGGCGCTGGCACGGCGTCGGCCTCGGCTACGCCGACCCGCGCGGCGCGCCCTGGCTCCGCTCCGCGATCGCGGGGCGCTATGAGGCGCTCGGCACCAGCGGCGTCCTGGCCTGCAACGGCGCTCAGGAGGCGATGGCCTGCGTGCTGCGCGCCGCCCTCCGGCCGGACGACCACGCGATCGTGGTCGTGCCGATCTACGGCCCGTCCGAACTCGCCGTCACGAGCCTCTGCGCGACCAGCGGCGTCGCGCTCGACCCCGACCGCAGTTGGTCGCTGGACCTCCACCGCGTCGCGGCCGCGATCCGCCCGAACACCCGGCTTGTGCTGGCGAACTTCCCCAACAGCCCGACCGGCGCCTCGCTCGATCGGGCGGCGCTCGACGGCCTCGTCGCCCTGTGCCGGCGGCACGGGCTGTGGCTCGTCAACGACGAGGTGTATGGCAGGACCGACGCCCGGGGGGGCGCCGCTCCGGTGGTGGACCGCTACGAGCGGGGGGTATCGGTCGACGGCCTGTCGAAGGGGTTCGGGCTGCCGGGTCTGCGCGTCGGCTGGGCGGCGTGCCGCGACGAGGGCCTGCTCGACCGAGCCATGGCGCAGAAGAGCCTGTTGTCGAGCTGCCTGTCCGGCCCGAGCGAGGTGCTGGCCCACATCGCCCTCGGGATGGAAGGCCGCATCACGGCGCTGTCGCGGTCGATCGGGCGGCGCAACCACCGCCGGCTGCGGGCGCTGCTCGACCGCTTTCCGGACCTGTTCGAGGCGGACGCCCCGGCCAACCTCGCCTTCGCGTTTCCGCGCTTCCGCGGCGCCGGCGGGGCCGTGCGCTTCGCCGAGGCGCTGGCGCGGCAGGCCGGCCTGCTCGTGCCGCCCTCCACCCTGTGGCGTTCGCCCTTGGCGCAAGTCCCGGACGACCGCCTGCGCATCGGCCTCGGCCGGCTGGGCAGCGGCCCGGCGCTGGCGGCCCTTGAGGCTCACCTGATCCGGTCGGCCCCGTCGCGGGGAGGCGCCGCATGCACGGGGTGA
- a CDS encoding cytochrome b/b6 domain-containing protein, translating into MSATVIAAPAPRARRLHPWPVRAMHWLNAVAMIAMIGSGWGIYDDAVVFHFVYFWDGLKLGSWAAQSLLYHFAFMWLLLINGAVYLVYGFATGRFRERLLPIRPAEIVETVRDTLHLRIAHEDLTVYNAVQKFLYIIVILAGIAQVVTGLALWKPTQFSGLIALFGGFQGARVAHFAGMAVIVGFLTVHVALALLVPRTLVAMVAGGPRVPPRRDAAGPAEVAR; encoded by the coding sequence ATGAGCGCAACTGTGATCGCCGCGCCTGCACCTCGCGCCCGCCGTCTTCACCCCTGGCCGGTGCGCGCCATGCATTGGCTCAACGCCGTGGCCATGATCGCGATGATCGGCTCGGGCTGGGGCATCTACGACGACGCTGTCGTGTTCCACTTCGTCTACTTCTGGGACGGCTTGAAGCTCGGCTCCTGGGCGGCCCAGAGCCTGCTGTATCACTTCGCCTTTATGTGGCTGCTGTTGATCAACGGCGCCGTCTACCTCGTCTACGGCTTCGCCACGGGCCGCTTCCGCGAGCGCCTCCTGCCGATCCGCCCGGCCGAGATCGTCGAAACCGTGCGCGACACCCTGCACCTGCGCATCGCCCACGAGGACCTCACGGTCTACAACGCCGTTCAGAAGTTCCTCTACATCATCGTGATCCTCGCCGGCATCGCTCAGGTCGTGACGGGCCTGGCGCTGTGGAAGCCCACGCAATTTTCGGGGCTGATCGCGTTGTTCGGCGGCTTCCAGGGCGCGCGGGTCGCTCATTTCGCGGGCATGGCTGTCATCGTCGGCTTCCTCACCGTCCACGTCGCTCTGGCGCTGCTCGTGCCGCGCACGCTCGTGGCGATGGTGGCCGGCGGTCCGCGCGTCCCGCCGCGCCGCGACGCGGCGGGGCCGGCGGAGGTCGCCCGATGA
- a CDS encoding DUF4239 domain-containing protein, translating into MLQAVMHPETVYRYSIWAVALSLGGCGVGAALLIGVAMERVLPASTRQRDNALTAAILSIVGLTFGVLLAFVAMLAWERFDAAETAASHEAALLLDLGKVAAAMPDPERTHLLGSLAAYARAVRELEWPDQAEGRAVPAGSPPLDRADAVVIGMHPQDIGTGNLQAALIAGLTRLRDARNERRAAAESQFPPVIWVVVVAGGAATLMCAALLGTASLRLHLALTSLLSLSGVLVLVMIVALGHPFQGDLRVTPKAFTEVEDAIGAPLREAPP; encoded by the coding sequence ATGCTTCAAGCCGTCATGCATCCCGAGACCGTCTACCGCTACTCGATCTGGGCCGTCGCCCTGTCCCTGGGGGGCTGCGGCGTCGGGGCGGCGCTGCTCATCGGCGTGGCGATGGAGCGCGTCCTGCCGGCGAGCACGCGCCAGCGCGACAACGCCCTCACGGCGGCGATCCTGTCCATCGTGGGGCTGACGTTCGGCGTGCTGCTCGCCTTCGTGGCGATGCTGGCCTGGGAAAGGTTCGACGCGGCGGAGACGGCCGCGAGCCACGAGGCGGCTCTCCTCTTGGACCTGGGCAAGGTCGCCGCCGCCATGCCCGACCCCGAGCGGACGCATCTGCTCGGCAGCCTCGCCGCATATGCGCGGGCTGTGCGCGAGCTGGAATGGCCCGACCAGGCGGAAGGCCGCGCGGTTCCGGCCGGCAGCCCACCGCTCGATCGCGCCGACGCCGTCGTGATCGGGATGCATCCCCAGGACATCGGCACGGGCAATCTCCAGGCCGCACTGATCGCCGGGCTCACCCGGCTTCGCGACGCGCGAAACGAGCGCCGAGCCGCCGCCGAGTCGCAGTTCCCGCCCGTGATCTGGGTCGTCGTGGTCGCCGGCGGCGCCGCGACCCTGATGTGCGCCGCCTTGCTCGGTACGGCCAGCCTGCGGCTGCACCTCGCACTGACCTCGCTGCTGTCGCTGTCGGGCGTCCTGGTGCTCGTGATGATCGTGGCCCTCGGACACCCGTTCCAGGGCGACCTCCGCGTCACTCCCAAAGCTTTCACCGAGGTCGAAGACGCCATAGGCGCCCCACTTCGGGAGGCGCCGCCCTGA
- a CDS encoding molybdopterin-dependent oxidoreductase: MKSPFRPASLPNPAILDDHRGAIRTLERRGLLRGGLSLGALTMLTGCDVAQPDSVQSGLLRMSAFNDWVQARLFDPNKLAPEFPASLALRPPRFNAYYDIEKVKPVDGETWRLELAGLIADKRPWTLRDIAALPRREIVIRHVCVEGWSYIGQWSGVPLRAFLERVGADLSARYVAFKTADDYPSSIDMASALHPQTLLATSYGGDALADPFGFPLRLRTAVKLGFKNPKWITAIEVSNTYTGGYWEKLGFNWFAGL; the protein is encoded by the coding sequence ATGAAGTCGCCCTTCCGCCCCGCCAGCCTGCCAAACCCGGCGATCCTCGACGACCACCGCGGCGCGATCCGAACTCTCGAGCGCCGTGGCCTGCTCCGGGGCGGCCTCTCGCTCGGCGCCCTGACGATGCTGACGGGCTGTGACGTCGCCCAGCCGGACTCCGTGCAGAGTGGCCTGCTCCGCATGTCCGCGTTCAACGATTGGGTCCAGGCACGTCTCTTCGACCCGAACAAGCTCGCGCCGGAGTTCCCCGCCTCGCTCGCCCTGCGGCCGCCGCGGTTCAACGCCTACTACGACATCGAGAAGGTGAAGCCGGTCGACGGCGAGACCTGGCGTCTCGAACTCGCGGGGTTGATCGCCGACAAACGCCCCTGGACGCTGCGGGACATCGCCGCCCTGCCGCGGCGCGAGATCGTGATCCGCCACGTCTGCGTCGAGGGGTGGAGCTACATCGGACAATGGTCCGGCGTGCCGCTCCGGGCCTTCCTGGAGCGGGTCGGCGCCGACCTCAGCGCCAGATACGTCGCGTTCAAGACCGCGGACGACTATCCGAGCAGCATCGACATGGCCAGCGCGCTCCATCCCCAGACGCTGCTGGCGACGAGTTACGGCGGAGACGCGCTGGCGGACCCCTTCGGCTTCCCGCTCCGCCTGCGCACGGCGGTGAAGCTCGGCTTCAAGAATCCCAAGTGGATCACGGCGATCGAGGTTTCCAACACCTACACGGGCGGCTACTGGGAAAAACTCGGCTTCAACTGGTTCGCGGGCCTTTGA
- a CDS encoding TIGR04282 family arsenosugar biosynthesis glycosyltransferase: MRDATCAVAVMAKAPRAGLSKTRLCPPLAPDQAAALSAAFLRDTTDNLFAAAREAPISPYAAYAPAGSEGIVKLHLAPGTALVLADGTAPAPPGVEGFGRCLFQALEGLLARGHAAACVLSSDVPTLPTRLLIDAARLLLEPGERGVLGPCDDGGYYLLGLKRAHARLFADIAWSTDAVAGTTRRRAAEIGLDLVEIEAWYDVDDAAALGRMCAEAHGYGAPATRAALSRLGIPDSVPA, translated from the coding sequence GTGCGGGACGCCACATGCGCGGTGGCCGTCATGGCCAAGGCGCCCAGGGCCGGCCTGTCGAAGACGCGGCTGTGCCCGCCGCTCGCGCCCGATCAGGCCGCGGCCCTGAGTGCCGCCTTCCTGCGCGACACCACCGACAACCTGTTCGCCGCCGCGCGCGAAGCGCCAATCAGCCCCTACGCCGCCTATGCGCCGGCGGGGAGCGAGGGGATCGTGAAGCTCCACCTCGCGCCCGGCACTGCGCTCGTCCTCGCCGACGGGACCGCGCCGGCGCCGCCCGGCGTCGAGGGATTCGGTCGCTGCCTGTTTCAGGCGCTCGAAGGCCTGCTGGCCCGCGGCCACGCGGCGGCCTGCGTGCTCAGCTCCGACGTCCCGACCCTGCCGACCCGCCTCCTGATCGACGCGGCCCGCCTGCTGCTGGAGCCGGGCGAGCGCGGCGTGCTCGGCCCCTGCGACGACGGCGGCTATTACCTGCTCGGCCTGAAGCGCGCCCACGCGCGCCTGTTCGCGGACATCGCCTGGAGCACCGACGCCGTCGCCGGGACGACGCGGCGTCGGGCGGCCGAGATCGGCCTCGACCTCGTCGAGATCGAGGCTTGGTACGACGTGGACGACGCGGCCGCGCTGGGGCGGATGTGCGCCGAGGCGCACGGCTACGGCGCGCCGGCGACGCGCGCGGCCCTGAGCCGGCTCGGCATCCCCGACAGCGTGCCGGCATGA
- a CDS encoding nuclear transport factor 2 family protein, producing MTPTDVVRTFYDRLAAGDAPSALGLMAPDIEWITMWHYKVEGRGPAAVAKGLFGPLMAEWASFSLAPSTFIAEGGTVVSLGAFRGVHGATGKAAEAPYAHVWTVNDGRIVRFRQYIDTLAVAEARRA from the coding sequence ATGACCCCCACTGACGTCGTCCGCACCTTCTACGATCGGCTCGCCGCCGGAGACGCGCCCAGCGCCCTCGGCCTCATGGCACCCGACATCGAGTGGATCACCATGTGGCACTACAAGGTCGAAGGCCGGGGGCCCGCCGCGGTCGCAAAGGGTCTGTTCGGGCCCCTGATGGCCGAGTGGGCCAGCTTCTCGCTGGCGCCCAGCACGTTCATCGCCGAGGGCGGGACCGTGGTGTCGCTCGGCGCCTTCCGGGGCGTTCATGGCGCCACCGGCAAAGCCGCCGAGGCGCCCTACGCCCACGTCTGGACGGTGAATGACGGCAGGATCGTCCGCTTCCGCCAGTACATCGACACGCTGGCGGTCGCTGAAGCGCGGCGCGCGTGA